GCGGAGGCGGTCGACGCCGCGGCCGAGGGTGCCGAGGCCGAGCTCGATCGTGAGCTCGATGACGCGCTGGTCCTCGACGAGGACGAGCTGCTGGCCGAGTCCGCGCCGCCCGTCGAGAGCCCCTACGACCGTCCGGGCCAGTGGTTCGTGGTCCACACGCAGTCGGGCTACGAGAAGAAGGTCAAGCAGAACCTCGAGGCCCGCATCTCCTCGATGAACATGGAGGAGCGGATCCACGAGGTCGTCATCCCCATGGAAGACGTCGTCGAGTTCAAGAACGGCAAGAAGGTCGTCGTCCAGAAGAAGGTCTTCCCCGGCTACCTGCTGGTGCGCTGCAACCTCGACGACGACTCCTGGTACGTGGTGCGCAACACGCCGGGCGTGACCGGCTTCGTCGGCCAGGGCGCCAAGCCCTCGCCGCTCCCGCGGCGCGACGTCGAGGCCTTCCTGCAGGTCAAGCCGGAGGGCGAGGAGGTGGCCACCCGCAAGGGCAAGCCCCGCCTCGAGTACGAGATGGGCGAGACGGTGCGGGTCCGCGAGGGGCCGTTCGCCGACTTCTCCGGCGAGATCGTGGAGATCAACGAGGACCAGTTGAAGGTGAAGGTGCTGGTCAACATCTTCGGGCGCGAGACGCCCGTCGAGCTCGAGTTCTCGCAGGTGGCCAAGCTCTAGCTGTTCGTCCGGGCGCGATTCGGCCCTCCGCTCCACGGGTCCTGCCCTGGGTGCGCGCCCTCCATGCTCGCTCCGCTGCGCGTGGAGGGCTGTGCGCCCCAGGTCACCCGTTCCGCTGCGGGCCGAGCCCAACTCGGGCTCCTCCCGAGTTGTGCCGGCCTCGGGTAGCCGGCAGACTTGTCGACTGCACTCTCAGACGTTGACCTCTAGGAAGTAGGGAAGTCGGAATGGCCAAGAAGAAGGTTGCGGCCGTCGTGAAGATCCAGATTCCGGCGGGGGCGGCGACGCCGGCGCCGCCGGTGGGTACCGCGCTCGGGCCCCACGGCGTGGCCATCATGGACTTCTGCAAGGACTACAACGCCGCCACCGAGGCGCAGCGCGGCACGATCGTGCCGGTCGAGATCACGATCTACGAGGACCGCACGTTCAGCTTCATCCTGAAGACGCCGCCGACCTCCGTGCTGATCAAGGCCGCGGCCGGCGTCGAGAAGGCGGCCAACGCCGCCGGACGTGAGTCGGCGGGCAGCATCACCCAGGCCCAGGTGGCCGAGATCGCCCAGATCAAGATGCCCGACCTCAACGCCAACGACCTCGAAGCGGCCAAGCTGCAGGTCGCCGGCACCGCCCGCTCGATGGGCATCTCCGTCGACTGAGTCGAACTGCTCCATCCCACTGACCCACCTGATCCATCGGGTGCCGCGGAACCACCTCGTCCCGGCCCCGTCACCGCACCCCACCGGGTGCCCGACACCGAGGGAGCCATCATGGCGAAGCACGGC
The window above is part of the Actinomycetes bacterium genome. Proteins encoded here:
- the nusG gene encoding transcription termination/antitermination protein NusG produces the protein AEAVDAAAEGAEAELDRELDDALVLDEDELLAESAPPVESPYDRPGQWFVVHTQSGYEKKVKQNLEARISSMNMEERIHEVVIPMEDVVEFKNGKKVVVQKKVFPGYLLVRCNLDDDSWYVVRNTPGVTGFVGQGAKPSPLPRRDVEAFLQVKPEGEEVATRKGKPRLEYEMGETVRVREGPFADFSGEIVEINEDQLKVKVLVNIFGRETPVELEFSQVAKL
- the rplK gene encoding 50S ribosomal protein L11, with product MAKKKVAAVVKIQIPAGAATPAPPVGTALGPHGVAIMDFCKDYNAATEAQRGTIVPVEITIYEDRTFSFILKTPPTSVLIKAAAGVEKAANAAGRESAGSITQAQVAEIAQIKMPDLNANDLEAAKLQVAGTARSMGISVD